In Solenopsis invicta isolate M01_SB chromosome 9, UNIL_Sinv_3.0, whole genome shotgun sequence, the sequence TCAATGATGATAAACCTCGTGACACGAAGGAACATTTATCTCCATCTGATTACACGTGCGTGTCATATTCCAGGCTGACTCGTAAAAATAAACAGCTAGGCTGAGTATGCCTATTAAGTTGATAACACTATGTACGATACATAGCTCAAAAGTTAACAGTCACGTCACAGGTATGTTTAAGCTGGAGGCATTAAATTGCAACTGTATTTcacgttataaaaaatttatatttgtaaaatttaattatatttaataaaattgttcatttttgtaaacatgtatttaaattaattatatttctgaatattttacgtataacacagctacaaatatttttcttaattattgaattttaaagacTGCATTTTGACAAAATGCTGCGTTATAATGtatgtttaaaacaaaattttaaattcgcaATACTATTACAATATTCGCACAATGCCTATCGGAGAaggtaaatgaataaaatataaatataaatgaataaaatattaaatatgaataaatatattaatatattgtattataaatattaattttactcatttgaagaaaaatacttccataatttgttttcaaattgtATCAAAGTGTTAGAGTTTTCGTGTTACTTATGTTagtttttcacataatatttgtgttgcTTTTCAACATGTTCAAAATTTAAGCAGACCGTTTGAAACGTGCGAgagatatgttaaatttatcacaaattttccaactataacaataaacatatagcaataaaaatatataatcttaataattgtaatttgatgtcaatccttttaatttttttttattctattttggaattaaattattaaactctCGTAGGGCTAAATGCCGCCGCGACGATTAGCTCCTACCATATCTTTTGATcgctaataaaaaatgaagaaaggGAAGATGCTCACCTGTTGAAGGTCTGCTCGTACTGCTTGATTTCGCGGCGCGACAGCTCGTGGAACTCTGTGTAAACGTTCACGAACTTGTACTGCTTCTTCACCTCCTTGCCCTCCTCGAGTTCGTCGTTGATCCTTTGCCGCCTGCTGAGCAGGCTGCTGAGTTCGGCGTCCGCTGGCATGATCCTCAATCTAAATTCTTGCGAAAGTGAAGGGAATTCGCGTGAAAAAAAGCGCGAATCTCGACGGGACGCTTGCGAGTGCGCGGCACGCGGTTGTCGCGGGTTAACAAGTGCGAATGAGATCTATCAGGGGGCAACGCGAGAAATCCTTTTCCGCAAAAGAACAATCCGCACACCGCGGCGAGACCGCATGTACTGACGCGGCGCCGAGCGTAGGAGCGACTGGTAGCCGGGCGAACACGAGGCAGTGCCGTAGCTTACGTGTCTGTCGTCGGACTTTCGCGCGATTATATTTTACCTTCCGACTTATCTACCATTTCGAAATCGCGATAACGCGATCGATTACGGTTCTTTCGTAACTATTAGAATACGTCGTGTTTTTTCTAACGTTCCGAAAAGTGATGGCCCGTATCTATAATTGTGATACTTAGCACAAGAAGAAgcttcacatttttattttacctttatCTAGGTATAGATAGTAAACTTCTCGATATTTACTTCCACttgagataataaaataaacaatttgcctttttactttttatgtaaatataagtCTCTTATATGTTATCTTTTGCTTTGAAGAGAAGTGTGCGCgaatattttctgtaaaattagattagtttatataactaatagTCTTCGGTGTTTTAGATTATGTGCAtggttatttaaaaatgatgaaaattacaaatatcgtTTCGGAGAATTAAACAagagaacaaataataaaaaaataatgtatatatagataaataaaaataattttgttgaaacttTATCGTTAGCGagcttgtttgacgctcttGTTTAACGTCATCTGGTTGTTGCGACACCTGACGCCATCGCGGGTTCAAAATCGATATATCCGCGCGTCTGTTATTCGTATTTTCTCTCGTATATACCTACCTCCCTTTCGTCAAAAGTACGCCAACCgtgaaaatgtattatttacaaGTACATTGTCATTATATGCAGTTATGGGCGGTGAATGCAATGCGGAAGATATGACAACGAGGACAGCGCGAGTGCAGTACtatttccttaaaattaatGTCGATCTAAAACTGATGGTTGTATTGTAGAACTTCCTGTGAATTGTATTATAAAGTCAGCTCagtatatatcaattattaatataaatgcaaattgcAAAGTTTccctataaataatataaataaacgtgTGAAGATATATGAAGATATACGAgttgtatgtatgcatataatTACACCTTTAGTGCATGTGCGTGTGCAAAAGAGGAGGTGCATATCCGATCGGGCAACCTCCATGTGTTTCAGCAAATGGAGatggattaaaataaatgattgaacatttttaatcaattttaattcatttgaatccaaaattTTGATTCATGCGATGCTATATACAggaatataatattctttttttatagattctgCGTGATACCTTCatgtcaatttttttctgtgattacgtcaattttctgtaataaatcaattcttggataaataaataaaatatatgttaatatataacatccaaaaattgattaatattttgcataatttgtacaattgtgtatattgtatatttttatttataaaatgccGACAGATGTGTAATTTGTAAAACTACGTTTTTTACAGTAATCTTGGAAGCAATATATCTATCAATAAGCTGCTAGCATTTAATCtctcttttaatttcttaaatagaaattaaactTTTACCTCTAATTTCTGAAATAGGAACtcccatttttttattacacgttTTTATAACTTAGCTTGAGAACTTATCAAatactgtaataaaatattctttcattgATTGAATTATAAGTTTCGAAAGATACTGCCGGCATTAGCATTATCCAAAGTGCATTATCACGTGAAAGTTGCCCAGTTAGATTAGGCTGCGTACAGATAGAGAAGGAAAAAGCGGAACGGAACACTAAAAGGTGCCATTTCATGCAGCAAAGCTTCGCTGGCAAAAATTTCACGCTCCACCCAAATGCACCGACAGCTAAAACTGTCGCCTCCTATTTTTTCATGGAGCGAAGTTTCGCTGACGAAAATCCCCCACTCTACCCCAGTGAGAACTGATGATGAAATCCCTCCACCATATGATTATAGTACAATACACACTTGAACCTTTTTTATCGGcagtgtcgcaaaatggatgtgatttTAGTTCGAGCCAGAATGGATATGTGTCGTTAGTGCGCCAggaaattttagcgttataGGAAAAGGCCGGTATGGCGCCTCTCAAGAGTTTGACTTGTGCTTGGTTGTTCCCAGTTGTTCCTCTCTAACTGGAGTAAGCCGCAAGTTGAACTAGGAATTGGTTTACATTAATAGAGACGAATAAGattttaatactataaaatccgatattttttaattatttattatcgtgCAAGTTGTACATCTTTTAATTGTACGCGTGATTTGTTGTTATTCTGCGTTCCAAGATTGGAAGCAAGAAGCGCTGATATAACCTATATCTTCCAAAATGAGCAAGTACAGGCGGGAAGAAACCTCGAGCGAGGATACAGACAGCGAAGAAGAACGTCGCAAAAAGGATATTAAGGAGAGAGATAGTTTTGCCAGTCGTCTCAAGGAAAAAGATGAAAGCAAAAAGCGCAACGTTGCCATGCCTGCTGGTTCTGGAGCTGGTATGTCAAAAGAATGCTTCAAGTACCTGGACTATATGAATAAGATCTACTTcacacttatttttaaaaactttatcaaaCAGAGAAACACTATTTCAGTGATTAATGCTAAACACTTTTGTTtcaaacgtaatttttaaaataaagtatgcaCCACTATAACTTAATTTCATTTTGGGGGGGCAGACTGACACTTTTCTACTAGATTCTTTCGTTTCATGCAAAAACGCATTGATTGAgtctaaatttattaaaattgatgcaCAAGAGCCTCTTCTGAACAATTacctaaattttaaattcaatttaactcattttttttttatttttagaactagaaaaagacaAACCAAGTTAAATTGAGTCTAAAGTTAACTTATACTGTGCTCAAGTGGATTTATTTAATCCAGGtactttataaatgttataaacatTTGAAGAAAAGTTAGTTATTGCTTGTCACTGTTTGCAGCTGAAGCAGCAAAGAGACTTAAAATTATGGAGATTGATACAAAAGATAAGCTGATACCCAAATTGAGAACTGAGTCTCGTAGGAAGTACCTGGAGAAACGTAAAGAGGACAAAGTTGCTGAGTTAGAGGCCGATATCCTTGACGATGAATATCTCTTTGATGAAAACATGTAATATCTTGGATAAactatgtatattattaatatttttaagatataattgttgatttaataatccCTTTTATAATACAGGTTAACAGAAAGAGAAAAGCAAGAGAGAGCACATAAGAAGCAGCTACTGCACTTGGCAAAGGAACATGAGAAAGCAAGAGAACTTGAGCGTATGCAGCGCTATCATATGCCCCTTGAAAAGGGTAAGATGGAACCGGAACCAGATACGACAGTGGATAAGGAACCACCACAATCAGAACAGAGCAAATGGGAATCAGATCAAATGTCGTCAGCTGTTTTTCGTTTTGGCGCCAAAGATAGAAAAGGTACATACtgaattgttaaaaatacatcaTTGTTTATATGATGtctatttttaaagtaatcttataatcttttattacaGCTCAACAAGAATATAATCTTCTCATGGAGGATGAGATGATAGATTTTGTTCAAGTGTTGCATATGCCTGGGTATGAAGATGAGAAACGCAAGGAAAGTCCTCCCGCGCATGTTAAAAGTTTGCAAACGATACAAGAGACGAAAAAGAGTCTGCCTATTTATCCTTTCAAAGGGGATTTAATACGAGCTATCAAAAAACATCAGGTAAGGAAAAGCGGATACCTAGATTATCGATTATAATAAACGATGTTATAAgatacaaaagatatatattacatatttgtatttcAGGTTTTGATAATAGAGGGTGAAACGGGATCAGGGAAGACGACGCAAATTCCACAATATCTGTACGAATTTGGATTTGCGGACAACGATAAGATTATCGGATGCACACAGCCGCGGCGAGTTGCGGCCATGTCAGTGGCTGCGAGAGTAGCCCACGAAATGGCTGTTAAGCTGGGCAACGAGGTTGGCTACGCTATTCGTTTCGAAGATTGCACATCTCAACGTACTCGTATCAAATATATGACTGATGGTACATTGCATCGAGAGTTTCTCAGTGAACCCGATCTAGCATCTTACAGGTATATTTATGTGCATTAGAATCAAGAAAAGTAATAATAAGACGATATGGTCTCTAGAGGCCGTAGCATCTTATTGTCATTGCAACAATTTTAACTGATTTTACCAAAAAATgccttgataaaaaatatatttttttaattaaaaatctattttttaatttttaatttttttgacgtctaatcttttattgataagaaccaatattttagtaattaatgcTGCACACTtccattttaaatgtaattaaactgCATAGATTTTGAATTTTCTGATATATTCTTATAACGCGTGGAAAGCGAATATTGCTATATGCGAAAAGCAAATGTGCAACACAATCTACTAGAGGATTAAGGGACTTTTTAGCTTTGCTTTTAATCTCTTAATATACTGATAcattatcattatataataattattttctattgtatATATTTCAGCGTAATGATAATCGACGAAGCGCACGAACGTACATTACATACTGATATTTTATTTGGACTGGTGAAAGATATTGCGAGGTTTCGTCCCGATTTGAAGCTGTTAATATCATCAGCTACACTGGATGCTACGAAATTCAGTGAATTCTTTGATGATGCTCCTATATTCAGAATTCCCGGACGTCGTTTTCCCgttgatatttattatacaaaagcGCCAGAATCAGATTATATTGAAGCATGTGTAGTTTCTATTATCCAAATTCACGTAACGCAGCCGTCGGGTGATATATTAGTATTTTTGACTGGTAAGTGTTTAGGTAGCTAAAATGTTATTGTATGGcataacaaatgtatttttatacacaGGGCAAGAAGAGATCGAGACGTGTCAGGAAATGCTGCAGGAAAGAGTGAGAAGATTAGGGAGTAAATTGGCAGAACTTTTGATTTTACCTGTTTATGCAAATCTACCGAGTGATATGcaggtaaaaatatttcaaccgACTCCACCTGGTGCGAGAAAGGTAACGTTCtctttttaaggaaaattttttctttaaacaattctttaaaatcgtgtacaaaatttaaatatattaaaagtaaatctTTATTTAGGTTGTACTAGCGACTAATATTGCGGAGACTTCATTGACTATAGACAACATAGTATATGTAATAGATCCTGGTTATGCGAAACAGAACAACTTCAATCCACGCACCGGCATGGAAAGTTTGATAGTCGTGCCAATCAGTAAAGCATCCGCGAATCAAAGGGCGGGTCGCGCGGGAAGAGTAGCACCTGGAAAGTGTTTTCGTTTATACACAGCTTGGGCTTATCAGCATGAGCTTGAAGATAACACTGTACCCGAAATTCAACGGATTAATTTGGGTAAGAATCAATGATTTTGTTACGgagtaaaaaacaatatattttgctggaattatatgttatacgtttccttcaaatttaattcaataaaatatttcaatgatatTTATAGGTAACGCAGTGCTTACTTTGAAAGCTCTCGGGATCGATGATCTGATGCATTTCGATTTCTTGGATCCTCCACCGCCCGAAACGCTAATCTTGGCGATGGAACAGTTATACGCACTGGGCGCGCTAAATCATCGCGGAGAATTAACTAAACTTGGTCGTAGAATGGCCGAGTTTCCGCTAGATCCGATGATGGCAAAGATGCTGTTAGCAAGCGAGAAGTATCGCTGCTCAGAAGAAGTGGCTACCATCGCGGCCATGCTTTCAGTGAACGGTGCTATTTTTTATCGACCAAAGGATAAAATTATACACGCGGATGCTgcacgcaagaattttcatGTACCCGGCGGTGATCATCTTACTCTTCTCAATGTATATAATCAATGGGCACAGAGCGATTTTAGTACACATTGGTGTTACGAGAATTTCATACAGCACAGGTATATGTTGATAATACATAATGTTAGCAAAGTTTCACCAAATATATTTGTTACGATTTGTGTTTTAGATCTATGAAACGAGCGAGGGACGTTAGAGAACAATTGGTAGGCCTGATGCAGCGTGTAGAAATGGAATTGGTTTCGGGAATTACAGAAACAGTCAATATTAGAAAGGTATGTTAATATCACAATCTGCTTATATGTcataaaataatggaaatattttttttttttttttgttttaggcTATTACAGCTGGATATTTCTACCATGTCGCACGCTTGTCGAAGGGAGGTTGTTACAAAACTGCAAAGCATAATCAACAAGTCGCGATACATCCAAATAGTTCCCTGTTTCAGGATCTTCCGCGTTGGCTTCTTTATCACGAACTTGTCCTCACTACCAAGGAATTTATGCGTCAAGTATGTGAATACAAAATAACTGTCTAAATTTAAATTCCGATCGGTtttgttataacatttaattagaacattattaatcaatattaactaCCATTGTTCCGTAAATGTAAAAAGGATTTAAGAATTATGCCATGGAATTCAAATACGTATGTATTGTTTAGGTGACAGAAATTGAAAGCAAATGGCTGCTCGAAGTGGCGCCTCATTATTATAAGCCTAAAGAAGTAGAAGACTCAACGAACAAAAAGATGCCAAAAGTTGCAGGCAGATCACGACCAGATGGAAcgaactaaatataattttgtactatCTCTTAactgtgatattaaattatattttttgtatataaatgtttttatacaatgtataaatacaaaaaaaaataaataccatTTTCCGATAGGTTTATTACGTTTAATGGATTCAGTTTGTTGCTATCATGTAgcaaaacttttttcattttctggaatagatgtaataaaaatgtgaaatccACCGCACTCatgattttattacatatattattaaataatttagataattttttatatttaggaaagaggaaagtaaaaataaatattcaattatttcacTCTTAGTCATAccatttttcataaaagaacattttaagGCTTCTGAAGGTGCGCTCATATGGGATGCGGAACTGTGGAACGTTCATGATTGGTAGCAGTAGAGATGTATTTTCCTATGTCCCATTGAGCGGAAATTGTGGAATGCGCAATTAACGCTGATCAATCGCAAGAGCCTTCTCATAGATCACTCACATGAGATCTGCCGGAATAATGTTTGTCATTGGCTTGCATTGATTGCACATTTACAAGTTCCACTCTGTGGGACATAGGAAACAAACTCATGATCGGAAATCACAAATACACCCTATAAcacaacattatttaatattaaataatattcctgaaatattagatttaatattaaaaaatatattctcaaaatattattttaatattattttaattttttaataatattcgtataatattctaagaatattgtaGCTCTTATAGGGTACAGGGATGCCTGCACACTGATTGTGTATGTGTACcgattttaatttacattttcgcTCTTGTTTCAAAAAGATAGACAGATGCATATACAACATAACAACACGGTTATTTATCTGCAATTGCAGCAATGAAATCTGATAaagtatttattgttatttgtgggcttttaaaaaaattaaaacaaaatcataGTGCATTTTTGATCAACGAAGACTGCGTCAGAAGATTGCAAAATTGTATATTCTGCatacaattgcaaaaaaaaagagaaaatcgcAATCCTGTAGAATAAGAGTACGTATAAAAAAACTTCTTGATTAATGGTACCCACTCCCTGTATATTAATTGGGCGGGAGTGATACGAccaaaacaaaacaatttgGGAACACAAAAACGTAAATAAGAATACCAAGAAATATACTCGAGTTAAAACTCGGTGAAGAATTCGaggattgcatcagcaatcctaacagcgctttttcactctattacaaacacgctGGTACGCGGCCGACAGGcgaatcatataaaaaaaaacttggataggatagattttacaagaaaatcgaaaggaagaagagaagaatAGCCATGTTCACGTTTAGCTAATACGATTTTTCGAGACGCcatacgccatctctacaacgtgaaTATACACTACAATGCCATGTATCTACATACATACAGTCGGTCAATACCTCGGAAAGCACGTCAATCGcgtctgttggcacacctgacAAAAAGATGAGtgccgagcgcgcgtacacgaactttaaatttttcctaacGGCTTATtgaggctgcgttccgaaattcactgccagtactgaaaatctatagtatacgtaacatgaactatagattttcagtacttgcagtgtatatcggaacgcagcctgaGTCGCAATTTATGCGAGCGCAGGATGAGACAAATGCTGAAATGTGGGGGCGAATAAACAGTAGACACTCGTACAAATAAATTCACTCACCGTTCGCTGATCGCTCCGTCCAGTTCCGTCTCGTAGTCTCAGCCGCCGCTTTCGAAGATTCAAGATCCTCCTCCcgattcacacttggcacaaacgcgcgacacttgGTTCGTTTTTGGCACTCCCGGTACTCACGTccgtcgaaaactcgagatac encodes:
- the LOC105199175 gene encoding pre-mRNA-splicing factor ATP-dependent RNA helicase DHX16, which codes for MSKYRREETSSEDTDSEEERRKKDIKERDSFASRLKEKDESKKRNVAMPAGSGAAEAAKRLKIMEIDTKDKLIPKLRTESRRKYLEKRKEDKVAELEADILDDEYLFDENMLTEREKQERAHKKQLLHLAKEHEKARELERMQRYHMPLEKGKMEPEPDTTVDKEPPQSEQSKWESDQMSSAVFRFGAKDRKAQQEYNLLMEDEMIDFVQVLHMPGYEDEKRKESPPAHVKSLQTIQETKKSLPIYPFKGDLIRAIKKHQVLIIEGETGSGKTTQIPQYLYEFGFADNDKIIGCTQPRRVAAMSVAARVAHEMAVKLGNEVGYAIRFEDCTSQRTRIKYMTDGTLHREFLSEPDLASYSVMIIDEAHERTLHTDILFGLVKDIARFRPDLKLLISSATLDATKFSEFFDDAPIFRIPGRRFPVDIYYTKAPESDYIEACVVSIIQIHVTQPSGDILVFLTGQEEIETCQEMLQERVRRLGSKLAELLILPVYANLPSDMQVKIFQPTPPGARKVVLATNIAETSLTIDNIVYVIDPGYAKQNNFNPRTGMESLIVVPISKASANQRAGRAGRVAPGKCFRLYTAWAYQHELEDNTVPEIQRINLGNAVLTLKALGIDDLMHFDFLDPPPPETLILAMEQLYALGALNHRGELTKLGRRMAEFPLDPMMAKMLLASEKYRCSEEVATIAAMLSVNGAIFYRPKDKIIHADAARKNFHVPGGDHLTLLNVYNQWAQSDFSTHWCYENFIQHRSMKRARDVREQLVGLMQRVEMELVSGITETVNIRKAITAGYFYHVARLSKGGCYKTAKHNQQVAIHPNSSLFQDLPRWLLYHELVLTTKEFMRQVTEIESKWLLEVAPHYYKPKEVEDSTNKKMPKVAGRSRPDGTN